The following coding sequences are from one Pocillopora verrucosa isolate sample1 chromosome 5, ASM3666991v2, whole genome shotgun sequence window:
- the LOC131768559 gene encoding uncharacterized protein: MSKLTEIVYCGIILLLECWFSSSCSDKGTPSAITVNITCDRNLYLYVDGKYLGGDVADAKQKHYLTNEIMPHSHVVAVRCTASTPPWQGGILGSFENGLVTDTSWRCTTSAEYGWNMRSYRDDDWPMATSHGANSPSTLPWGNIDSIDKKAAWIWSSDNKNDSEVFCRHKLVKECTEEKQSYFQTPKSTRDIAIQGFLLLKVRVAGVIECGLKCGQNSACVSFTIQSSDIRGSRLCELHNVTAESHPQSVVRKEGYQYHEVVQTFY, translated from the exons ATGTCTAAACTAACAGAGATTGTCTATTGTGGGATAATTTTACTTTTGGAATGCTGGTTTTCTTCGAGCTGCAGCGACAAAG gAACTCCTTCAGCAATTACTGTCAACATAACTTGTGACAGGAACTTATATTTGTACGTGGATGGCAAATATTTGGGTGGCGATGTTGCAGATGCTAAACAAAAGCATTACTTGACCAACGAAATAATGCCGCACAGTCACGTGGTCGCTGTACGTTGCACAGCTTCCACCCCACCCTGGCAAGGGGGTATATTGGGTTCATTTGAGAACGGACTGGTGACTGACACATCTTGGAGGTGCACCACATCAGCTGAATATGGATGGAATATGAGAAGTTATCGCGATGATGATTGGCCGATGGCAACTTCACATGGAGCTAACAGCCCTTCCACTTTACCTTGGGGAAATATAGACAGCATTGACAAAAAAGCTGCTTGGATCTGGTCAAGcgacaacaaaaatgattcTGAAGTTTTTTGTCGGCATAAGCTTGTTAAAGAATGCACAGAAG aaaaacaGAGTTACTTCCAGACACCAAAGTCTACCCGAGACATTGCTATTCAAGGCTTCCTTCTTCTTAAAGTAAGAGTGGCCGGTGTGATTGAGTGCGGGCTCAAATGTGGTCAAAACAGCGCATGCGTATCTTTCACGATACAGAGTTCGGACATTCGTGGATCTAGGTTGTGTGAACTTCATAATGTCACGGCCGAGAGTCATCCGCAAAGTGTTGTTAGGAAGGAGGGTTATCAATATCACGAGGTGGTGCAGACATTTTattaa